The Sphingopyxis sp. TUF1 genome segment TGCTCGGCCAGGCGAAGCGCGTCACGATCGACAAGGACAACACCACCATCGTCGACGGTGCGGGTGAAGCCGAAGCGATCAAGGGCCGCGTCGAACAGATCCGCGCGCAGATCGAAACCACGACCAGCGACTATGACCGTGAAAAGCTGCAGGAACGTCTGGCGAAGCTCGCCGGCGGTGTTGCGGTGATCAAGGTCGGCGGCGCGACCGAAGTCGAGGTGAAGGAACGCAAGGATCGCGTCGACGACGCGCTGCACGCGACCCGCGCTGCGGTCGAAGAAGGCATCGTCCCCGGCGGCGGTACCGCGCTGCTGTACGCGACCAAGGCTCTCGACGGCCTCAAGGGTGCCAACGACGACCAGACCCGTGGTATCGATATCGTCCGCAAGGCCATCGAGACCCCGCTCCGCCAGATCGCGGCCAACGCCGGTCACGATGGTGCGGTTGTCGCCGGCAACCTGCTGCGCGAAAACAACCAGGACCAGGGCTTTAACGCCGCGACCGACGTCTATGAAAATCTGAAGGCTGCCGGCGTGATCGACCCGACCAAGGTCGTGCGCACCGCGCTTCAGGACGCCGCGTCGGTGTCGGGCCTGCTCATCACCACCGAAGCGGCGGTGAGCGAGCTGCCCGAAGACAAGCCCGCCATGCCCATGGGCGGCGGCGGCATGGGCGGCATGGGCGGCATGGACTTCTAAAAGTCTTGAGCCGTTCGGCGCACAGCCAACGAAAAGGGGCCGGGGGAGTAATCCTCCGGCCCTTTTCTTTTCTTTCCCCTCGTCACCCGGGAATTGGGGCGACGGGACATTGCCAGTTAAGGCGATGCAACCTAGCTACGGCATCAATGATGTTTGCCTTCGCCCTCATCTTGGCCCTGCTCACCGATCCCTCTGCGGCCGCGCCTCCCGCAGCGCCGCCGCCGGTCGAACGCTGCGGCTACCGGATCGTCCAGTCCTTTCCGCACGACACCTCGTCCTTCACCCAAGGCCTCTTCTGGCACGATGGGCATCTCTATGAAGCGACGGGCCAATATGGGCGGTCACGCGTCGCGCGGCTCGACCTCCAGACTGGCAAGGCGCTAGCCGAAACCCCGCTGCCGGCGGACCAGTTCGGCGAGGGCATCACCCGCTGGGGCGACCAGATCATCGGCGTGACCTGGCAGAGCGGCATCGGGCACCGCTGGCGTATCAAGGATCTGAAGCCCACGGGGACCTTCCGCTATGACGGTGAGGGGTGGGGGGTAACGATGGTCGGCGACGCGCTGGCGCTCAGCGACGGCACACCCGACCTGCGCTTCCTCGATCCCGCAACGATGACCGAAAAGCGGCGCGTGACGGTGCGCTTCGCGGGGCGGCCCGTGGCGCGGATCAACGAACTCGAGACGATCGACGGCCAGATCTGGGCGAACGTCTGGATGACCGATTTCATCGTCCGCATCGACCCCGCGACCGGCGATGTCGTTTCGCTCGTCGACCTGTCGGGCCTGAAGGCCGACGCGGGTGCCAGCGGAACCGACAGCGTGCTCAACGGGATCGCCTGGGATGCGAAGGCCAAGCGGCTCTTCGTCACCGGCAAATATTGGGCCAAGCTCTACGAGATCGCGCTCGCAAACTGCCGCTAGCCACGTAGCGCCGTTTCCATCCGCCCCGCCGCAGCGTCATAGAAGCGCGCCCTCAGCCCGGCCGTCACAGCCTCAGGCGCGCGGTCGGGATGCCCTCCGACAAAGGGCGGGGCAGGGTCATATTCGATCGCGAGCTGAATCGCCTGCGCAACGGCGTCGCCGTGCATCCGTGCAATCAGCGTCAGCGCGAAGTCGAGGCCCGACGTGACACCGCCGCTTGTTACCAGATTTCCGTCCTCGACGACGCGGCCCGGTTGATGCTCGGCACCGACCAGCGGCAGCAGTTGGGTATAACCCCAATGCGTCGTAGCACGCTTGCCGGCGAGCAGTCCGGCGCGGCCGAGCAGGAAGGCGCCCGTGCAGACGCTAGTGACCCACCTGGCCCCCGCCGCCTGCCGGGCGATAAAATCGATCGTCGCGGCATCGCCCAGCGCTTCGGCGACCCCATGCCCGCCGGGCACGCATAAGATGTCGGCTTGCGGCGCCGACGCAAAATCATGTGTCGGCATGATCGCGAAACCGCTGTCGGTCGGGATCGGCCCGAGGTTGGCGGCGGCGCAGGCCAGCACCGCCCCCGGCATCCGGCTGAGCGCCTGTGCGGGCGCAGTGAAATCGAGCTGGGTAATGCCGGGAAACAGCAGGAAGACGATAGTGGTCGCGGGCGTGTCGGTCATCGGATGGTCCTTCGCTAATGGTGGATCACCCAGGCGCGCGGCTGACGGGCATTGCTGCCGGCCCCGCTTCCCGATGGGATTCCATCTTCAGCGCCAGTTGCGAGGCTCGCCGAATCTAGCGTTTTGGGCGCCTAACTGAAAGCCTATTTGTCCGCGCTGTCGGCGGCTGCCGGATCGGGTGCGGGCGTGTTGTCGCGGCTTTCGAGCATCGCGGCGGCATCGTCGAGCGCCTTGGCCTCGCTGACCGTTACGCCGCCCGGACCGGGCTCGTTGTCGGTACGGCTGCACCCCGCCGCAGAACCCAGCAATGCCAGCGCCACGGCCGATATTCCAAACCTGTTCATCGCTGCGCTCCCATGAAAAAGGGCTCCATCCTGCGGATGGAGCCCCTATATCAGCCCAAAGGCAAACCGACGACTTACTGCTTGTCGTTGGCTTCGGCTTTGGCGGTTTCTTCGGCGATCTTGTCGCCAGCTGCGTCGGCGGCGTCGCCTGCAGCGTTGACCGTGCCTTCGACGGCGTTGCCGGCGTCGTCGGCGGCTTCGGCGGTCGCGTCGGCGGCATCGGCGGCGCCTTCGGCCATCGCGTCGCCAGCGGCTTCGACATCTTCGCCAGCGGAGTTAGCGGTGTCCGCAGCGGCGTCCTGCGTCTTTTCCGAGCAGGCGGCGAGGCTGAAGGCGGCGGCGGCCATCGAAGCGATAATGATCTTGCGCATGGGTTTCCTTTCGAATGCAATGGCCAGCTGGGGCCATAAGGGTGAGACCTAACGGCCGATCCGCGGCTTGGCAACCGCGCTGCTGCACGGCGGGTGACCGCGAGTCGGCCGCAAAAGAAAAGGGGCCGCCGGCGCACCAACGACCCCTTCCTATCTGTCAGCCTGCAAAGGCCGGATAGAAGCTTACTTCTTGGCTTCTTCCATCGCGCCCTTGGCAGCGTCGGCCGCTTCCTTGGCGGCGTCGGCAGCTTCGGTCGCCTTGTCGGCGGCAGCGGCGGTGTCGCCGGCAGCGGCGGCATCGCCAGCCGCGTCGGCAGCAGCCGCAGCGTCACCGGCAGCAGCCGTCGCGTCGGCAGCGCCTTCGGCGGCTTCCATCGCGCCGTCAGCGGCGCCTTCGACCGTCGCCGTGTCTTCGGTCGTGGCAGCTGCGTCGTCGGCAGCCTTTTCGGCGCAAGCGGCGAGGCCGAGCGAAGCGGCGAGGACGAGCGACAGAGTGATCGATTTCTTCATCTGGGAATACCCCTCTCAATGGACTGATCGACCGGCACAGGAACAGATCGATCCCGACAATTGCCAATCGCAGGCAGAATTACTGTGTCGCCAAAAGGGGCGCAACGACCTTTTTGGTTCACCTCCCGCCTTTCATCGCAATCGCACCGACAGCCGTCAGCGTACCGCGGAAATCACGGCACAACGTCTGGTTGACCAGATATAAAGAAAGCTTTATATGTAGATTGGTGAGCGAGCTGATCGACATTTTCCGTGCCCTTGCGGATCCCACGCGATTGCGAGTCGTCGCTCTGCTGCGCGCGATGGAGCTGGCGATTGGCGAGTTGGCGGTCGTCTTAGATCAAAGCCAGCCGCGCGTCTCGCGGCATGTCCGTATCCTCGTCGAAGCGGGAATTGTCGAGCGGCGGCGTGAGGGAAGCTGGGTATTCCTGCGCATTGCGTCAGGCGGGCCCGTCGCCGAGATCATTGCCCAAGCCGACAAATGGCCGTTTTCGGCGCGGGAGATGCGAGTGATCATGCATGATGCGCGCCGGCTTGCGGCGGTGCGCGCCGAACGCGCAGCGGCCGCCGAGCGCTATTTCGCCGAACATGCCGCCGAATGGGATGCCATCCGCTCGCGCCATGTGGCCGAAAGCGAGGTCGAGGCCGCGATGCTCGCGATGATGCACAACCGGCGGCTCGGCCATCTTCTCGACATCGGCACCGGCACGGGCCGGATGGCGGAGATTTTCGCGCCGACCGCGCGGCGCATCACTGCGCTCGACCGCAGCCCTGAAATGCTGCGCATCGCGCGCGCCAAGCTGGAGGGCCAATCGGTTCCGGTCGATCTGCTTCAGGGCGATTTTCTGGAGTTGCCGGTGGCCGACGCAAGCGTAGACAGCGTCGTCATTCACCAAGCGCTGCATTTTGCGCATGAGCCCGATCGCGTGATCGCCGAGGCGAGCCGGGTGCTGCGCGGCGGCGGGCACTTGCTGATCGTCGATTTCGCGCCGCATGAGGACGAGGAATTGCGCACGCTGGCGGCGCACGCGCGCCTCGGCTTTTCGGACGCACAGATTCGCGGCTGGTTTGCCTCGGCGGGCCTGCTGCTCGAGACCACGCAGACGCTCGAAGGCGGGGAGCTGGCCGTCAAATTGTGGCTCGGCCGCCGCCGGAGCGATCAGGATCAACCCCCCGTCAGCGATGGCGGACAGAATAAAAGGCTTGCCGCATGACTTCGACCCTCGACGCGCTGGCGGAAGCGCGCCGCGCCGCCGCGTCGCCGCTTTTCGCGAATCTCGACGGCGATGTCGGCGTCAGCTTTGAATTTTTCCCGCCGAAGTCGGAGAAGATGGAGGCGCAGCTGTGGGACACGTTCCGCACGCTCGAACCGCTCGCCCCCAGCTTCGTGTCGGTCACCTATGGTGCCGGCGGATCGACGCGCGAACGGACCCATGCGACGGTCGCGCGCATCGCTGCGGAAAGCCATGTGCCGCCCGCGGCGCACCTGACCTGCGTCGAGGCGTCGCGCGCCGAGATCGACGAGGTCGCGCGCGCCTATTGGGACGCGGGGGTTCGCCATATCGTTGCGCTGCGCGGCGATGTGCCGGGCGGCGAGCCCTATCGCGCGCACCCGGACGGCTACGCCAATGCGGTCGAGCTGGTCGCGGGGCTGAAGGCGATCGCGCCGTTCGACATCTCGGTTGCCGCCTATCCCGAAGTCCATCCCGACGCCGATTGCCCGCAGGCCGACCTCGACAATCTGAAGCGCAAGCTCGACGCCGGTGCAAACCGTGCGATCACGCAGTTTTTCTTTTCGCCCGACAGCTTTCTGCGCTTTCGCGATACTGCGGCAGCGGCGGGAATCGACGCGCCGATCATCCCCGGAATTCTCCCCGTCTCGAACGTGTCGCAAACGCGGCGGATGGCCGACATGTGCGGCACCGCGATCCCGGCGTGGATGGTATCGCTGTTCGACGGGCTCGACGACCATCCCGCGGCGCGCCAGCTGGTCGCGGCGACGATCGCCGCCGAAATGTGCCGCCGCCTCTATGCGGGCGGCGTGCGCGATTTCCACTTCTACACCCTCAATCGCGCCGAACTCAGCTATGCCATTTGCCACTTGCTGGGGTTGCGGCCGGTATCCGCACGGAAGGATCAGGCAGCATGACGCCCAATGCGACACAGAGCGCCCGCGACGCCTTGGTGGCCGCCGCAAAGGAACGCATCCTGCTCACCGATGGCGGCTGGGGCACCCAAATCCAGAACCGCAAGTTGACCGAGGCCGATTACGCGGGTTCGCTTGGGCTGACGCACGACCAGAAAGGCAATAACGATATCCTCGCGCTGACGCGGCAAGATGTCGTGACCGCGATCGGTGAGGCCTATCTTGCCGCGGGATCGGACATCGTATCGACCAACACCTTCAGCGCCAATCGGATCAGCCAGGCCGATTATGGCGCCGAGGCTTTGGTAGCGGACATCAACCGCGAAAGCGCGCGGCTGGGGCGCGAAGCCGCCGACAAGTTTCAGGCGCTCGACGGCCGCCGCCGCTTTGTCGCAGGCGCCGTCGGGCCGACGAACAAGACGCTGTCGCTGTCGCCCGACGTCAACAACCCCGGCTTTCGCGAGATCGATTTCGACGAATTGAAGGACGTCTATCTGGAACAGGTGGTCGCGCTCGCCGAGGGCGGCGCGGACTTCATCCTGATCGAAACGATCTTCGACACGCTGAATGCCAAGGCGGGGATCGCCGCGACGCTGGAAGCCGAAGCGAAGGTCGGCCGCGAACTGCCGCTGATGATCTCGATGACGCTGACCGACCTGTCGGGACGCAACTTATCGGGGCACACGGTCGAGGCCTTCTGGTATGCGGTGCGTCACGCGAAGCCGCTGACGATCGGGCTCAATTGCTCGTTCGGCGCCGCACAGCTTCGCCCGCATGTGAAGGTGCTGTCGGACATCGCCGACGCGCTGGTGATGGTCTATCCGAACGCGGGCCTGCCCAACGAACTCGGCGAATATGACGAGCTGCCCGAGACCACGGCCGAACTCGTCCGCGAATGGGCAGAGCATGGCCAGGTCAACATCCTTGGCGGCTGCTGCGGTTCGACGCCCGCGCACATCGCGGCGATGGCAAAGGCGGTTGAAGGACTGGCGCCGCGGCGGATTCCCGAGGTTCCGGTCCGCACGCGGCTCGCCGGGCTGGAGCCATTCACGATGGCGGCCTAGTCGTCATCCCAGCGAAAGCTGGGATCGGTTGCAATCGAAGCCGACCGCTAGAATTCACCCGGTCCCAGCTTTCGCCGGGACGACGAGGATTATATGACCGAAACCCTTTCCTCCTCCTCCTCCTCCTCCTCCTTCGTCAATATCGGCGAACGCACCAACGTCACGGGCTCCGCGGCGTTCAAGAAGCTCATCCTCGCCGACGATTATGCCGCGGCGGTCGAAGTCGCGCGCCAGCAGGTCGAGAACGGCGCGCAGGTCATCGACGTCAATATGGACGAAGGCCTGCTCGACGCCGAATATGCGATGACGACTTTCCTGAAGCTCATCGCCGCCGAGCCCGACATTGCGCGCGTGCCGGTGATGATCGACAGTTCGAAATGGAGCGTGATCGAGGCGGGGCTGAAATGCGTTCCCGGTAAGCCGATCGTCAATTCGATCAGCATGAAGGAAGGCGAGGCGCAATTCCTCGACCATGCGAAAAAGTGCATGGTCTATGGCGCCGCGGTCGTCGTGATGGCGTTCGACGAGGTCGGGCAGGCCGATACCAAAGACCGCAAGATCG includes the following:
- a CDS encoding glutaminyl-peptide cyclotransferase, whose product is MFAFALILALLTDPSAAAPPAAPPPVERCGYRIVQSFPHDTSSFTQGLFWHDGHLYEATGQYGRSRVARLDLQTGKALAETPLPADQFGEGITRWGDQIIGVTWQSGIGHRWRIKDLKPTGTFRYDGEGWGVTMVGDALALSDGTPDLRFLDPATMTEKRRVTVRFAGRPVARINELETIDGQIWANVWMTDFIVRIDPATGDVVSLVDLSGLKADAGASGTDSVLNGIAWDAKAKRLFVTGKYWAKLYEIALANCR
- a CDS encoding DJ-1/PfpI family protein; this translates as MTDTPATTIVFLLFPGITQLDFTAPAQALSRMPGAVLACAAANLGPIPTDSGFAIMPTHDFASAPQADILCVPGGHGVAEALGDAATIDFIARQAAGARWVTSVCTGAFLLGRAGLLAGKRATTHWGYTQLLPLVGAEHQPGRVVEDGNLVTSGGVTSGLDFALTLIARMHGDAVAQAIQLAIEYDPAPPFVGGHPDRAPEAVTAGLRARFYDAAAGRMETALRG
- a CDS encoding entericidin EcnAB, with the protein product MRKIIIASMAAAAFSLAACSEKTQDAAADTANSAGEDVEAAGDAMAEGAADAADATAEAADDAGNAVEGTVNAAGDAADAAGDKIAEETAKAEANDKQ
- a CDS encoding ArsR/SmtB family transcription factor, with the protein product MSELIDIFRALADPTRLRVVALLRAMELAIGELAVVLDQSQPRVSRHVRILVEAGIVERRREGSWVFLRIASGGPVAEIIAQADKWPFSAREMRVIMHDARRLAAVRAERAAAAERYFAEHAAEWDAIRSRHVAESEVEAAMLAMMHNRRLGHLLDIGTGTGRMAEIFAPTARRITALDRSPEMLRIARAKLEGQSVPVDLLQGDFLELPVADASVDSVVIHQALHFAHEPDRVIAEASRVLRGGGHLLIVDFAPHEDEELRTLAAHARLGFSDAQIRGWFASAGLLLETTQTLEGGELAVKLWLGRRRSDQDQPPVSDGGQNKRLAA
- the metF gene encoding methylenetetrahydrofolate reductase, with the protein product MTSTLDALAEARRAAASPLFANLDGDVGVSFEFFPPKSEKMEAQLWDTFRTLEPLAPSFVSVTYGAGGSTRERTHATVARIAAESHVPPAAHLTCVEASRAEIDEVARAYWDAGVRHIVALRGDVPGGEPYRAHPDGYANAVELVAGLKAIAPFDISVAAYPEVHPDADCPQADLDNLKRKLDAGANRAITQFFFSPDSFLRFRDTAAAAGIDAPIIPGILPVSNVSQTRRMADMCGTAIPAWMVSLFDGLDDHPAARQLVAATIAAEMCRRLYAGGVRDFHFYTLNRAELSYAICHLLGLRPVSARKDQAA
- a CDS encoding homocysteine S-methyltransferase family protein, translated to MTPNATQSARDALVAAAKERILLTDGGWGTQIQNRKLTEADYAGSLGLTHDQKGNNDILALTRQDVVTAIGEAYLAAGSDIVSTNTFSANRISQADYGAEALVADINRESARLGREAADKFQALDGRRRFVAGAVGPTNKTLSLSPDVNNPGFREIDFDELKDVYLEQVVALAEGGADFILIETIFDTLNAKAGIAATLEAEAKVGRELPLMISMTLTDLSGRNLSGHTVEAFWYAVRHAKPLTIGLNCSFGAAQLRPHVKVLSDIADALVMVYPNAGLPNELGEYDELPETTAELVREWAEHGQVNILGGCCGSTPAHIAAMAKAVEGLAPRRIPEVPVRTRLAGLEPFTMAA